One window of Streptomyces sp. MMBL 11-1 genomic DNA carries:
- a CDS encoding class I SAM-dependent methyltransferase, whose translation MMRPAQPASAAVSDDALFGPEAAGYARYRPGVPDAAVHLLAATQHGVPAPVLLDLGPGTGQVPRALLPVLRRLVHIDLVDVNVSMLDAARAVLEPVRGACTVDVFTGAAHTFAPAAPGRAPTLITCCRSFHWMARPEVLSMADRVAAPHAVVAIMVDGSLWTHEADWTAALRELIQSYLGEDRRAGTRGTYAEPSDRSYEDDLADSAFSEVTEHHFPLSRAWKPEDVIGYLRTTSFARPTLFADRHHEFEAAALHLLQNHADGGVLKEDAVFTVLLARRSGGAA comes from the coding sequence ATGATGCGCCCCGCACAACCGGCCTCTGCGGCGGTCTCGGACGATGCCCTGTTCGGGCCCGAGGCCGCCGGGTACGCCCGCTACCGTCCCGGCGTACCGGATGCCGCGGTCCACCTCCTGGCCGCCACCCAGCACGGTGTGCCCGCCCCCGTCCTGCTGGACCTGGGGCCCGGCACCGGCCAGGTGCCCCGAGCGCTGCTTCCCGTCCTGCGCCGACTGGTTCACATCGACCTGGTCGACGTGAACGTGTCGATGCTGGATGCGGCCCGCGCCGTACTCGAACCGGTCCGCGGAGCGTGCACGGTCGACGTCTTCACCGGCGCCGCGCACACCTTCGCCCCCGCCGCGCCCGGTCGGGCGCCCACCCTGATCACCTGCTGCCGTTCCTTCCACTGGATGGCACGCCCGGAAGTCCTGTCCATGGCCGACCGGGTCGCCGCGCCGCACGCGGTTGTGGCGATCATGGTAGACGGCAGCCTCTGGACCCACGAGGCCGACTGGACGGCCGCCCTGCGGGAGCTGATCCAGAGCTACCTCGGCGAAGACCGGCGCGCGGGCACCCGCGGCACCTACGCCGAACCGAGCGACCGCTCCTACGAAGACGACCTGGCCGACTCGGCGTTCAGCGAGGTGACCGAGCACCACTTCCCCCTCTCCCGCGCCTGGAAGCCCGAGGACGTGATCGGCTACCTGCGCACCACCAGCTTCGCCCGCCCCACCCTGTTCGCCGACCGCCATCACGAGTTCGAGGCCGCCGCTCTCCATCTGCTCCAGAACCATGCCGACGGCGGCGTCCTGAAGGAGGACGCGGTGTTCACCGTGCTGCTCGCGCGCCGCTCCGGCGGCGCTGCGTGA